The Syntrophotalea acetylenivorans genome contains the following window.
CGCACCTGGGCCAGATCGGCAACCTGATGATCCGCGCTCAGGAGACCACCATCAGCGCCGGCAACGCCGCCATGGGGCCGAACGATCTGACCAACCTCTCCGACGCTATCGGCCACATCAAAGACGAACTACTCGCCCTGGCTAATTCCAACGTCGACGGCAAGTATATCTTCGCCGGCTTTGCCGAAGACACCCAGCCCTTCCCCGGCACCGACCCCCTTGATCCTTTTGCCTATGAAGGCGACGGGGGCCACATGGAGTTGGAGATCGCCCCCGGCGAACGAATTCAGGCCAATCTTACCGGCGATGAACTGTTTCAGGGCGCCGGAGGAGGCATCAACCTTTTTGAGGTTCTCGATGATATCCAAACCCAGCTAGCAAACGGCAATGCCGAAGCGGCGCTCAGTCGCCTTGGCGATCTGCAGGACGGTACCGAACAGGTCAGCCGCCAGCGCAGCCAGATGGGTAATATTGGCGCACGGGTGGAAAACGCTCAGGAACATATGGAATCGATCAAAATCGACATGCAGGAAGTCCTTTCCCGCTACGAGGATGCCGACCTCGTTGAAGTGATCACCGCGTTGACCCAACAGGAGCAGGCCTTTGAAGCGGCGCTCAACGTCACTGCCAAGGTGTCAAACCTGTCGATACTAGACTATCTGTAACAGACAACGCTGTTTAACTGCCCCGATGACCGGCCTTGTCTGCGACAAATTTGGTAGGATATTTCATTTACCAGAGGCCTTTGGAGAAAGGCCCCCACAAGCCAAGGAGGGCGACATGTTGGTACTAACTCGCAAAACGGGTGAAGGCATCATCATTGGCGATAACATCCGCATCACCGTCGTCGAAATCAAAGGTGGTGGCATCCGCCTCGGTATAGACGCCCCATCGGATAAAAAAATCTACCGGCAGGAGGTTTTCGACCGCATCTGCCAGGAAAATAAGGAGGCCTTGCAATGGAACCTTGCCGATCTGAATGCCTTGAGCACATCCCTGACCCAAAAGAAGGGACAGTCATGATAAAAATCGTCACCCGCTTTGGCGAGATCGAATACGATCCGACCAAGACCGTCCATTTCCCCGAAGGCTTGATTGGTTTCGAACATCTTCGCGATTTCATCGTCATGCCCAACGAGAAGGAAGGGCCTCTATTCTGGATTCAGAGTATTGATGATCCACAAATTGCTTTTGTCCTCACTGACCCAACAAATTTTTTCTTGGAATACCGAGTAAAACCTGACCAAAGAGAGTGTCAAAAACTTGGCATTCAGTCCCAGGACGATTGTTTTTGCCTATCGGTGGTCACTGTTCCGACGGACCGAAAGATTACCCTCAACCTGGCTGCCCCCATACTTTTTTCTCCATCAACCAACCGTGCTTTACAGGTAATCCTTGAAAACTCCTCGCATAGTGCACGTACTCCATTGCCTCAATGATGACAAAAATGGTTGTGCCGGAACTTTGACACTATCTTTAGAGTATCAAATAGAAAAAGGCGGGAGAGAAATCCCCGCCTTTTTTCTATTTGGTACAACCCATGATTATATAAGAGATTTTTCGCAAGAACATTATGCGGGTCCAGGATTTGCATAGCATGATCAAGCATTATCCACACAGCTAGGGGAACAATAAAATTATGCCCAAGGACAACACTTATATCATCGCAGAGATGGCCTGCTCCCACGAGGGCGATCCGGCCCTGGCTCGCAAAATCATCGACGGCGCCGGCAGGGCGTTAGCGGACGCCATCCAGTTTCAGATCTGGCTGGCAAAGGACATGGCGGTCCCGCACCATCCGGACATCCCGGTCCTGCAACGCATCGAGTTGAGTCGCCAGGACTGGGATGATCTGGCCACTTACGTGCGCCGGAACTATCCACAAATGCAGATCATTGCCTGCGTCTACGAACGTGCCAGCGTCGATTTCGCAGAAAACCTCGACGTCGACGCCTACAAGCTGCACTCTGCCGATCTTGCCAACCCCTACCTTGTCAAATACGTCGCCGCGACGGGCAAGCGTATCGATCTGAGTGTCGGTGCCTCGACTATCGATGAAATTCGCAACGCCGTAGAATGGATTCGCCAAACCTCGGAATCGGAAATCTGGATGATGTACGGCTACCAGAATTTCCCTACGCCTACTGACGCCATCCATCTCGATTACATGATGGCACTTCGCGATCTGTTTCAGCTGCCCATCGGCTATCAGGACCATACAGGCGGTGACCTAGAGGGGGCTTTTTGGCTGCCAGCGGCGGCACTCGGCATGGGAGTCGATGTGCTGGAAAAGCACATCACCCACGACCGCTCCTTCAAAGGGATCGATCACCAGGCGGCTCTCAATCCCGATGAGTTCATGCGATTTACCACCATGGTGCGCGAAATCGAAGCAGCCAAAGGGTCAGCGGTGCCGCGTTCCTTTTCTGAAGAAGAGCAAAAATACCGCATCTATTCAAAAAAAAGCATTGTAGCGGCCCGCGACTTGCCCGCTGGCACACCGATCACCGATACGGATATTCTGTTTATGCGAGCTCCTGACCTTGGCCTGCCGCCGGACCAATCACAGCGTCTTATCGGGCGCACGACCCAAAAGGATATCGTTGCCTTCCAACTGTTGCGCGAGGAGGACATTCAATGAAGGCAGCGATTCTCATTACCGCACGCCTCAAATCGACCCGATTACCTAAAAAGGTCCTTAAGCCGATCGCCGGACGCCCTATGTTCGGGCATCTGATCGACCGCTTGAAGCTGGCTCGCCGCACCGAGCAGATCATCCTTATCACATCTCCCCTTGAACAAGACGATCCCTTGGCAGAATTCGCCGAGCAGGAGGGTATCGGCTGCTATCGGGGCGATCCAGAGGACGTACTGTTGAGAATGACCCGAGCTGCCGAGACCTTCGGCGTAGACACAGTGGTCAGTTGCACCGGCGACAACCCGTTTGTCGATCCGGAATGCATTGATCAACTGGTGGATTTTCACTTGGCCCAAAAGCACGATTTCACCAATACCGAAGGGCTTCCCTGGGGCTGTTTTGCTTACGCATTGTCCTATCCTGCGCTGATCAAGGCCTGCGAGATTAAAGCCGAGCGCGATACCGAAGTGTGGGGAGGATATTTTACTCAAACCGGTCTTTTTAACTGGGGGACAATGACCGTAACCGACCCGGCGATATCCTGGCCTCAATTACGTTTGACCGTTGACACACCGGAAGACTTTGAACTGGTGGCACGAATTTTCGAGGAGCTATACCACCCCGGTGAAGTGTTCCCCCTGCGAGCTATCGTCGAGCTTTGTAGGAAGCGCCCGGACCTGGTGGCCATCAACGCCAACGTTCAGCAGAAGCCAGGGATTGCCATCAAAGTCAAATCAGGAATAAACCTCAACCATGCCTAGAGAAATCGTCATCGGAAATCGTCCAATCGGAGCGGACCATTCCTGTTTCATTATCGCCGAGGCAGGCGTCAACCATAATGGTGACCTGTATCTGGCCCGCGGCCTGATCGAGGCCGCCCAAGCAGCCGGTGCCGACGCGGTTAAATTCCAGACCTTTACCGCTGAAAGGCTGGTCTCGGCTAATGCCCCCAAAGCCGCCTATCAAATGAGGTCCACCGATGTCAAGGAATCACAGTTTACCATGATCAAACGCCTGGAACTCAGTCCTGCCCACCACCACGAGTTGCTTGAGTATTGTCACAAACTGGGGATTCTTTTTCTTTCCTCTCCCTTTGATGAACAGAGTGCCGATTTCTTAGATGACTTAGGCCTGCCCGCATTCAAAATTCCGTCAGGGGAAGTGGTCAATCTGCCCTTTCTCGCCCATGTGGCCCGCAAGGGCAAGCCGATCATCCTCTCCACAGGAATGGCTACGCTCAGCGAGGTTGAAGCAGCAGTGGAAACAATCCGCACCGCCGGTAATCCCCCGCTGGTCCTGCTGCAATGTGTTAGTAACTACCCAGCAGATCCCCGTGACGTCAATTTGCGGGCCATGAAGACACTATCCAGGGCGTTCGACGTTCCAGTCGGTTACTCGGACCACGTAGCGGGCAACGAGATTAGTTTTGGTGCCGCGGCACTTGGCGCCTGTGTAATTGAGAAACACTTTACTCTCAACCGCCAGCTGCCCGGCCCGGATCATCAGGCTTCTTTAGAGCCAGACGATCTGTGTTCATTGGTGGCGGGTATCCGGGCGGTGGAATCCGCGTTGGGCGACGGCTGCAAACGCCCGGCCGTCAGCGAAAAAAATACCGCGAGCGTCGCCCGTAAAAGCCTGGTTGCTGCCTGCGACATCGAGGTTGGAGCAGTTATCGAAGAATCAATGGTCGCCGTCAAGCGCCCCGGAACAGGACTGGCCCCGGACTTGAGTAACCTGGTGGTCGGGCGCACAGCACTGGTCGCAATTCCCCGAGACAGCTTGCTGCGCCTGGAGGACCTTGCATGAAAACCATCGGTGTAGTGACCTCCAGCCGAGCCGATTACGGTATATACCTGCCGGTGTTGCGGGCGATTTTGGCCGAGCCCAATCTGCGGCTGCAACTTTTTGTGACGGGCATGCACCTTGCCCCAGAATTTGGGTTAACGGTACGAGCCATCGAAAAAGACGGCTTTCCCATTGCTGAACGGGTCGAGGCACTGCTCTCCGCAGATTCGCCGGCGGGCACAGCTATCTCCATGGGCCTGAGCACACAGGGCTTTGCCATGGCCTTTGCCCGCACCCGCCCCGACATTCTGCTGGTGCTTGGCGACCGCTTCGAAATGCACGCAGCAGCCCTTGCGGCCCTCCCCTTTAAAATCCCCCTCGCCCACATCCACGGTGGCGAAATCACCCGTGGGGCCATCGACGAGAGTCTGCGCCACAGTCTTACCAAACTCAGCCACTTGCATTTCGTTACTACTGAGGAATACCGGCGCCGAGTTATCCAGCTCGGCGAAGAACCCTGGCGGGTCACCATGAGCGGCGCACCAGGACTGGACAATCTTCGAGACATCCAGCTACTTCCGAAAAAAGAGTTCCACGCACAGTTTGGCATCAACCTCGAAGAAGGAACGCTACTAGTCACCTATCACCCGGTCACCCTTGAATACGAGCAGACCGGCGCGCAGGTCAATAACCTGTTAGCGGCATTACAGCAAAGCGGACGCCCGTTGCTGTTCACTTTGGCCAACGCAGACACCCTCGGCCGTGAAATCAATTGCCGCATCCGCGAATTTGTGGCTGGCACGGACAAAGCCCAAATGGTGGACAGTCTCGGCACCCAAGGCTATTTCAGTGCCATGGCCTTGGTTGATGCGATGGTGGGGAACTCTTCCAGCGGGATCATTGAGGCAGCTTCATTCAACCTGCCGGTGGTAAATATCGGAAACCGCCAGCAAGGAAGGGTTCGCGCTGGCAACGTTATCGACACCGGCTACTCTACAAAGGCGATTCAGAACGGTATCTCTCATGCTCTCGATCCTGCTTTCCGCCACTCTCTATCGGAGATCGCCAATCCCTATGGCGAAGGTCGTGCCGCCTCTCTGATTGTGGAACGGCTTTTATCGGCAAAAGCGGACGACCGCCTGCTGCACAAAGCTTTTTTTGATCTCGATTCCAGACAACAGGAGTAGTACTTTGAAAATCCTTTACTTTGGAGATGCAGACTGGGGAGCTGCGGCCCTGCGCGAACTGGTCCGCCGCGGCCATGACCTGCTCGGCGTGGTATTGAGGAAAAACCCGACCGA
Protein-coding sequences here:
- the flgL gene encoding flagellar hook-associated protein FlgL; this encodes MKTTQSTVYRSLQNQIYKTQSSLLDLRMSAATGKRINKPSDDPSAIRPVLNARSQMQKSDRYLRTMGSASDRLDILDSHLGQIGNLMIRAQETTISAGNAAMGPNDLTNLSDAIGHIKDELLALANSNVDGKYIFAGFAEDTQPFPGTDPLDPFAYEGDGGHMELEIAPGERIQANLTGDELFQGAGGGINLFEVLDDIQTQLANGNAEAALSRLGDLQDGTEQVSRQRSQMGNIGARVENAQEHMESIKIDMQEVLSRYEDADLVEVITALTQQEQAFEAALNVTAKVSNLSILDYL
- the csrA gene encoding carbon storage regulator CsrA, which gives rise to MLVLTRKTGEGIIIGDNIRITVVEIKGGGIRLGIDAPSDKKIYRQEVFDRICQENKEALQWNLADLNALSTSLTQKKGQS
- a CDS encoding flagellar assembly protein FliW gives rise to the protein MIKIVTRFGEIEYDPTKTVHFPEGLIGFEHLRDFIVMPNEKEGPLFWIQSIDDPQIAFVLTDPTNFFLEYRVKPDQRECQKLGIQSQDDCFCLSVVTVPTDRKITLNLAAPILFSPSTNRALQVILENSSHSARTPLPQ
- a CDS encoding N-acetylneuraminate synthase family protein encodes the protein MPKDNTYIIAEMACSHEGDPALARKIIDGAGRALADAIQFQIWLAKDMAVPHHPDIPVLQRIELSRQDWDDLATYVRRNYPQMQIIACVYERASVDFAENLDVDAYKLHSADLANPYLVKYVAATGKRIDLSVGASTIDEIRNAVEWIRQTSESEIWMMYGYQNFPTPTDAIHLDYMMALRDLFQLPIGYQDHTGGDLEGAFWLPAAALGMGVDVLEKHITHDRSFKGIDHQAALNPDEFMRFTTMVREIEAAKGSAVPRSFSEEEQKYRIYSKKSIVAARDLPAGTPITDTDILFMRAPDLGLPPDQSQRLIGRTTQKDIVAFQLLREEDIQ
- a CDS encoding cytidylyltransferase domain-containing protein, whose amino-acid sequence is MKAAILITARLKSTRLPKKVLKPIAGRPMFGHLIDRLKLARRTEQIILITSPLEQDDPLAEFAEQEGIGCYRGDPEDVLLRMTRAAETFGVDTVVSCTGDNPFVDPECIDQLVDFHLAQKHDFTNTEGLPWGCFAYALSYPALIKACEIKAERDTEVWGGYFTQTGLFNWGTMTVTDPAISWPQLRLTVDTPEDFELVARIFEELYHPGEVFPLRAIVELCRKRPDLVAINANVQQKPGIAIKVKSGINLNHA
- the neuB gene encoding N-acetylneuraminate synthase, producing the protein MPREIVIGNRPIGADHSCFIIAEAGVNHNGDLYLARGLIEAAQAAGADAVKFQTFTAERLVSANAPKAAYQMRSTDVKESQFTMIKRLELSPAHHHELLEYCHKLGILFLSSPFDEQSADFLDDLGLPAFKIPSGEVVNLPFLAHVARKGKPIILSTGMATLSEVEAAVETIRTAGNPPLVLLQCVSNYPADPRDVNLRAMKTLSRAFDVPVGYSDHVAGNEISFGAAALGACVIEKHFTLNRQLPGPDHQASLEPDDLCSLVAGIRAVESALGDGCKRPAVSEKNTASVARKSLVAACDIEVGAVIEESMVAVKRPGTGLAPDLSNLVVGRTALVAIPRDSLLRLEDLA
- the neuC gene encoding UDP-N-acetylglucosamine 2-epimerase; this encodes MKTIGVVTSSRADYGIYLPVLRAILAEPNLRLQLFVTGMHLAPEFGLTVRAIEKDGFPIAERVEALLSADSPAGTAISMGLSTQGFAMAFARTRPDILLVLGDRFEMHAAALAALPFKIPLAHIHGGEITRGAIDESLRHSLTKLSHLHFVTTEEYRRRVIQLGEEPWRVTMSGAPGLDNLRDIQLLPKKEFHAQFGINLEEGTLLVTYHPVTLEYEQTGAQVNNLLAALQQSGRPLLFTLANADTLGREINCRIREFVAGTDKAQMVDSLGTQGYFSAMALVDAMVGNSSSGIIEAASFNLPVVNIGNRQQGRVRAGNVIDTGYSTKAIQNGISHALDPAFRHSLSEIANPYGEGRAASLIVERLLSAKADDRLLHKAFFDLDSRQQE